A genome region from Nitrospirota bacterium includes the following:
- the fdxB gene encoding ferredoxin III, nif-specific — protein MAIIGYTRGGQTWTPKFIESIDIEKCIGCGRCYKVCSRDVLELIEKPFEGEDEYGDDMGNKIMSIAHPENCIGCEACSRACTKKCHVHVDM, from the coding sequence ATGGCAATTATCGGATATACACGCGGCGGTCAGACATGGACGCCTAAATTTATAGAGTCCATTGATATTGAGAAATGTATAGGCTGCGGCCGGTGTTATAAAGTCTGCAGCAGGGATGTTCTTGAGCTTATAGAAAAGCCCTTTGAAGGAGAGGATGAATACGGAGATGATATGGGCAACAAGATAATGTCAATTGCCCATCCCGAAAACTGCATCGGCTGCGAAGCATGTTCAAGGGCCTGCACCAAAAAATGCCATGTTCACGTAGATATGTGA
- a CDS encoding P-II family nitrogen regulator, with protein MKEISAIIRRDKLPETKTALDELGYPSLTIQSVDGRGKQKGAMCAEMDSEMPDSYCTAVKLKPTPSTYALEHTLPKVALYVPKRMLTIVVPDDVVSKIVKSIIKVNKTGQHGDGKIFVLPIEGAVRVRTGEHDGEAIA; from the coding sequence ATGAAAGAGATTTCCGCGATTATAAGGAGAGACAAGCTCCCTGAAACAAAGACAGCGCTTGACGAGTTGGGTTATCCGTCACTAACGATTCAGAGCGTTGATGGCAGAGGGAAACAGAAAGGCGCTATGTGCGCGGAGATGGATTCTGAGATGCCTGACAGTTATTGCACGGCAGTGAAACTGAAGCCTACTCCTTCGACATATGCGCTTGAGCATACGCTGCCTAAGGTAGCGCTGTATGTGCCGAAGAGGATGCTTACAATAGTTGTGCCTGACGATGTTGTGAGCAAGATTGTGAAGTCTATAATCAAGGTCAACAAGACAGGCCAGCACGGAGACGGTAAGATATTTGTTCTGCCGATAGAAGGCGCTGTGAGGGTAAGGACAGGAGAGCATGATGGAGAGGCGATAGCATAA
- the nifB gene encoding nitrogenase cofactor biosynthesis protein NifB, producing the protein MVMKGKDIISSHPCFSKEAHHKFARIHLPVAPACNIQCRYCIRKYDCANESRPGITSKVMSPSEALDRVRVLSDRHDNISVIGIAGPGDPLANDATFETLNMIHREFPEIILCISTNGLLLPDRLEDMVKAGVRSITITINAVMPEVAEKIYSWAYYKGKKYLGRDAAELIVKNQARGLRNVIDAGLIVKVNSVLIPGVNDTEIPLIAWLAGTKGADLMNIMPLIPQAEFEHLQRPSMEMINSMREECIKYIPQMTHCRQCRADAFGILGEDKDMELEVLNAMIGEDYCDIVN; encoded by the coding sequence ATGGTTATGAAAGGAAAGGACATTATAAGCAGTCATCCATGTTTTTCAAAGGAGGCGCATCACAAATTTGCAAGGATACATTTGCCGGTTGCTCCTGCCTGTAATATCCAGTGCAGGTATTGCATCAGGAAATACGACTGCGCCAATGAGTCGAGACCGGGGATTACAAGCAAGGTTATGTCTCCTTCAGAGGCTTTGGACAGGGTTAGAGTCCTATCTGACAGGCACGATAATATCAGCGTCATAGGTATTGCAGGCCCCGGAGACCCGCTTGCAAATGATGCAACATTTGAAACGCTTAACATGATACACAGGGAATTTCCTGAGATTATACTCTGCATTTCTACAAACGGCCTTTTATTGCCGGACAGGCTTGAGGACATGGTAAAGGCAGGAGTGAGAAGCATTACAATTACGATCAATGCAGTAATGCCCGAGGTGGCAGAAAAGATTTATTCATGGGCTTATTACAAGGGGAAGAAATATCTCGGAAGGGATGCTGCCGAACTCATTGTGAAGAATCAGGCAAGGGGATTGAGAAATGTCATAGATGCAGGGCTGATTGTGAAGGTTAACAGTGTTTTAATTCCTGGCGTGAATGATACAGAGATTCCCTTAATTGCATGGCTTGCTGGCACAAAAGGAGCTGATTTAATGAACATCATGCCTCTGATTCCGCAGGCCGAATTTGAGCATTTACAGAGGCCTTCAATGGAGATGATTAACAGCATGAGAGAGGAGTGTATTAAATATATTCCCCAGATGACACACTGCAGGCAGTGCAGGGCAGACGCCTTTGGAATTCTCGGAGAGGATAAGGATATGGAGCTTGAGGTATTAAATGCAATGATTGGAGAGGATTACTGTGATATTGTCAATTGA